From Blattabacterium cuenoti, the proteins below share one genomic window:
- the ccsA gene encoding cytochrome c biogenesis protein has translation MRTLKNIFFSTKMTSILFILLALSMSIATFVEKKYSTDIVKIFFYESTWFEILVFLFIINLIGNIWKYKLWKKKKIPLFIFHLSFVLIFIGGIFSRYYSFEGIMSIREGNTNNKIISRKNYIKLQANQNDYEMSYHDPYILSSFHYGYNGKFLFKGNIIKVKIIDYIPCAKEFISNKNPSEKIIKIISTNLIGREENYLKYGEKKKIRNIYFSLNKKIPLGIQIMEIKDKLYVKSSYSGEIMNMKNHKIFFFPKNVSIPLKIKHLYKINGSSMQWVFPEGIIRGKLKYIQSCDQKEDSEKKEAAITAIISFKNKSKLITFLGKKNKIEMSEPFSFNHLKISIGYGSILYNLPFSLRLNKFHVKNYPGSELPSFFISHVTLLDKEKKINYPIYMNHVLNYKGYRLFQSGYDPDKKGTHFSVNNDSLGTKISYIGYFFMSIGMFLTLFWKGTRFYHLKKKLRILSKISFFILFWISGYHFLFSNHHETFQKISLEEISDNIHISKKHGNNFSRLLVQDDKGRIKPVHTLALELLRKIHKKNHIGNLDANQWFISIHQDNIFWTKIPFIKVDKRGGFKFLNKVKANKDHYTSIMNLYKIKISKLKFVLQEDYEKAFSKEPFERNDYDKAVINLSERVGIIHGIFQGKYIRIFPIQNDPNHTWSSWIRSDSDQLNPKGLSMFHHYLQSLFYAQNEKDWNIANNEIRKIRLYQIKNAKSILPSEKKISMEILYNQLNIFYLLPFFYVFIGFFILFLSFIKIFYSNKLIFISSRILISILFLLFSIEFLALVLRWYISGHAPWSNGYESAIFLSWLLVGIGFLFYKNQFVSALSSLSSSILLFVSHGNFMDPEITNLVPVLKSYWLIIHVAIITSSYGFFFIGSFLGFLVLILYILKGSNIMINKKIQIHIDKLTIINEMSLTIGLFLLTIGTFLGSIWANSSWGRYWSWDPKETWALISIMVYAFVIHLRIIPGMKSQFLFNLSSIVAILSIIMTYFGVNYYLSGLHSYANNSGESSSFPYWFFYSILIFVTIIILSYSNYRKNSIRKK, from the coding sequence ATGCGAACGTTAAAAAACATTTTCTTTTCTACAAAAATGACTTCTATTTTATTTATACTTTTGGCTTTGTCAATGTCTATTGCAACGTTCGTAGAAAAAAAATATTCTACAGATATAGTAAAAATATTTTTTTATGAATCCACTTGGTTTGAAATCCTTGTATTTTTATTTATTATAAATTTAATAGGTAATATATGGAAATATAAATTATGGAAGAAAAAAAAAATTCCTTTGTTCATTTTTCATTTATCATTCGTGTTAATTTTCATTGGAGGAATTTTTTCTAGATATTATAGTTTTGAAGGTATAATGTCTATTAGAGAAGGAAATACAAATAATAAAATTATTTCTAGAAAAAATTACATAAAATTACAAGCAAATCAAAATGATTATGAGATGTCTTATCATGATCCTTATATTTTATCATCTTTTCATTATGGATATAATGGAAAATTTCTTTTCAAAGGAAATATTATAAAAGTTAAAATTATTGACTATATTCCTTGCGCAAAAGAATTTATTTCTAATAAAAATCCTTCAGAAAAAATTATAAAAATCATTTCAACAAATTTAATAGGAAGAGAGGAAAATTATTTAAAATATGGAGAAAAGAAAAAGATAAGAAATATATATTTTTCTCTTAATAAAAAAATTCCTTTAGGAATACAAATTATGGAAATAAAAGATAAACTTTATGTTAAGTCTTCGTATTCCGGAGAGATTATGAACATGAAAAATCATAAAATTTTCTTTTTTCCAAAAAATGTTTCTATTCCTTTAAAAATAAAACACCTATATAAGATTAATGGAAGTTCTATGCAATGGGTATTTCCCGAAGGGATAATTAGAGGAAAATTAAAATACATCCAATCATGTGATCAAAAAGAAGACTCAGAAAAAAAAGAAGCAGCTATTACTGCTATTATATCGTTTAAAAATAAGTCAAAATTAATAACATTTTTAGGAAAAAAAAATAAGATAGAAATGAGTGAGCCTTTTTCGTTTAATCACTTAAAAATTTCTATAGGATATGGCTCAATTTTATATAATCTTCCTTTTTCTTTAAGATTAAACAAATTTCATGTTAAAAACTATCCAGGATCTGAACTCCCATCATTTTTTATCAGTCATGTAACATTATTAGATAAAGAAAAAAAGATAAATTATCCAATTTACATGAATCATGTTCTTAATTATAAAGGTTATAGATTATTTCAATCTGGATATGATCCAGACAAAAAAGGAACACATTTTTCTGTGAATAATGATTCTTTAGGGACAAAAATTTCTTATATCGGTTATTTTTTTATGAGTATAGGAATGTTTTTAACTTTATTTTGGAAAGGAACAAGATTTTACCATCTTAAAAAAAAACTAAGAATTTTATCTAAAATTTCTTTTTTTATACTATTTTGGATAAGTGGATATCATTTTCTTTTTTCTAATCATCATGAAACATTTCAAAAAATTTCTCTGGAAGAAATATCAGACAACATCCATATATCCAAAAAACATGGAAATAATTTTAGTCGTTTACTTGTACAAGATGATAAAGGAAGAATCAAACCCGTTCATACTCTAGCATTAGAACTCCTTAGAAAGATACATAAAAAGAACCATATAGGAAATTTAGATGCAAATCAATGGTTTATTTCTATTCATCAAGACAATATTTTTTGGACTAAAATTCCTTTTATTAAAGTAGATAAAAGAGGAGGTTTTAAATTTTTAAATAAGGTCAAAGCAAATAAAGATCATTATACTTCTATAATGAATCTTTATAAAATAAAGATATCAAAATTAAAATTTGTTTTGCAAGAAGATTATGAAAAAGCTTTTTCCAAAGAACCCTTTGAAAGAAACGATTATGATAAAGCAGTCATTAATCTTAGTGAACGAGTAGGTATTATTCATGGTATTTTTCAAGGAAAATATATTCGAATTTTTCCTATTCAGAATGATCCTAATCATACATGGTCTAGTTGGATTAGATCAGATTCTGATCAATTAAATCCTAAAGGATTATCAATGTTTCATCATTATCTTCAATCTTTGTTTTATGCACAAAATGAAAAAGATTGGAATATAGCAAATAATGAAATAAGAAAAATACGATTATATCAGATTAAAAATGCTAAATCTATATTACCTTCAGAAAAAAAAATATCAATGGAAATTCTTTACAATCAACTAAATATTTTTTATTTATTACCTTTTTTTTACGTTTTTATAGGTTTTTTTATTCTTTTTTTATCCTTTATAAAAATTTTTTATTCAAATAAATTGATTTTTATATCATCTAGGATTTTGATTTCTATTTTATTCCTTCTATTTTCTATTGAATTTTTAGCTTTAGTTTTAAGATGGTATATTTCTGGACATGCACCATGGAGCAATGGATATGAGTCAGCAATATTCCTTAGTTGGTTGTTAGTAGGTATAGGATTTCTTTTCTATAAAAATCAATTTGTATCTGCTCTCTCTTCTTTAAGTTCCTCTATTTTATTATTTGTATCACATGGTAATTTTATGGATCCAGAAATAACTAATCTTGTTCCTGTATTGAAATCTTATTGGTTAATTATACATGTTGCTATTATAACATCTAGTTATGGTTTTTTTTTTATAGGATCATTTTTAGGTTTTTTAGTATTGATTTTATATATTTTAAAGGGTTCAAATATTATGATCAATAAAAAAATTCAAATTCATATTGATAAATTAACTATTATTAATGAAATGAGTTTGACGATAGGACTTTTTTTATTAACTATAGGTACTTTTCTTGGCTCTATTTGGGCTAATAGTAGTTGGGGTCGTTATTGGAGTTGGGATCCAAAAGAAACATGGGCTTTAATTAGCATAATGGTTTATGCCTTTGTAATACATCTTCGTATAATTCCAGGAATGAAAAGTCAGTTTTTGTTTAATTTATCGAGTATAGTAGCTATACTATCTATCATTATGACTTATTTTGGAGTAAATTACTATTTATCTGGACTACATTCTTATGCTAATAATAGCGGTGAAAGCTCTTCTTTTCCATATTGGTTCTTTTACAGTATTCTAATTTTTGTAACCATTATAATTTTATCGTATTCCAATTATAGAAAAAATAGTATAAGAAAAAAGTGA
- a CDS encoding lysophospholipid acyltransferase family protein: MEKKKRSNLFRDVFGNLHIIKRFLIFTFGCISYNRYNGFNKLQLKGTEYIKDLPDKKVLFVSNHQTYFADVFAMFHVFCSVKNGFINTIKNPIYLLNPKLNLYYVAAKETMNKNILTRLFTYSGGITVKRTWREGNSKVNRLVDISEISRMGNALNDGWLITFPQGTTKSFAPGRRGVVHVIRKYKPIVVPIVIDGFKLAYDKNGIKIKKRGVLQKMIFKKPIKMDLKNDTTDMIMERIMDAIEQSPKFYKKKNTSL; the protein is encoded by the coding sequence TTGGAAAAAAAAAAGAGAAGTAATCTATTTAGAGACGTATTTGGAAATTTACATATCATAAAACGTTTTTTAATTTTTACTTTTGGTTGTATTTCTTATAATCGTTATAACGGTTTTAATAAACTACAATTAAAAGGAACCGAATATATCAAAGATCTTCCCGATAAAAAAGTACTTTTTGTCTCCAATCATCAAACTTATTTTGCTGATGTTTTCGCCATGTTTCATGTTTTTTGTAGTGTTAAAAATGGTTTTATAAATACAATAAAAAACCCTATTTATCTTTTAAATCCAAAGTTGAATTTATATTATGTAGCGGCAAAAGAAACTATGAATAAAAATATTCTTACTAGATTATTTACTTATTCAGGAGGTATTACTGTTAAAAGAACATGGAGAGAAGGAAATAGTAAAGTCAATAGATTAGTGGATATATCTGAAATATCACGTATGGGAAATGCGTTAAATGATGGATGGTTAATAACCTTTCCTCAAGGAACTACTAAATCTTTTGCGCCAGGTCGTAGAGGTGTTGTTCATGTTATAAGAAAATATAAACCGATAGTTGTCCCTATTGTGATAGATGGATTTAAATTAGCTTATGATAAAAATGGCATTAAAATAAAAAAAAGAGGAGTATTGCAGAAAATGATTTTTAAAAAACCCATAAAAATGGATTTAAAAAATGATACAACTGATATGATTATGGAAAGAATTATGGATGCAATAGAACAGTCTCCTAAATTTTATAAGAAGAAAAATACTTCGTTATGA